The following are from one region of the Natrinema sp. HArc-T2 genome:
- a CDS encoding pyridoxal phosphate-dependent aminotransferase produces MDYETPLFFHVMEYADAADRDVIDMVSGNPDWEPPEALREGLCEYADLEPDRFQYAPSEGLRELRAEIAARRGVDAEQVVVTNGAGEANYLAMARALERECGSEILLTDPVYPYYPGKTTMLGGTQRFVATDDEGYLDPAAVRTAASDETAAIVVNTPNNPTGAVYPAETMRELVAIAEEYDAILISDEVYDHYDLSGAFASALETDSGNRIVTNAFSKSMAITGFRVGYAIFPPELVADAKSRHMLVNVATTRPAQYAVLQALRETGPEYYERNRQRLRERVETFTDALEAAGAEYTTPSGSFYVMARFEGYPGTLANVERLIDEAGVAGMPGEAFGDARSEWLRFALVTPRVEEAAERLAAYFD; encoded by the coding sequence ATGGACTACGAGACGCCGCTGTTCTTCCACGTGATGGAGTATGCGGACGCGGCGGACCGCGACGTCATCGATATGGTCAGCGGGAACCCCGACTGGGAACCCCCCGAGGCGCTCCGGGAGGGGCTGTGCGAGTACGCCGACCTCGAGCCAGACCGGTTCCAGTACGCACCCAGCGAGGGACTGCGCGAGTTGCGCGCGGAGATTGCCGCCCGCCGCGGCGTCGACGCCGAGCAGGTCGTCGTCACGAACGGTGCGGGCGAGGCGAACTACCTCGCGATGGCGCGAGCCCTCGAGCGCGAGTGCGGAAGCGAGATACTGCTGACTGACCCGGTCTATCCCTACTATCCGGGGAAGACGACGATGCTCGGTGGGACACAGCGGTTCGTCGCGACCGACGACGAGGGGTACCTGGACCCCGCCGCCGTCCGGACGGCTGCAAGCGACGAGACGGCCGCGATCGTCGTGAACACGCCGAACAACCCGACGGGCGCGGTCTATCCCGCCGAAACGATGCGCGAACTCGTCGCCATCGCCGAGGAGTACGACGCGATCCTGATCAGCGACGAGGTGTACGACCACTACGACCTTTCGGGGGCGTTCGCGAGCGCACTCGAGACCGACTCGGGCAACCGGATCGTCACCAACGCGTTCTCGAAGTCGATGGCGATCACCGGGTTCCGGGTGGGCTACGCGATCTTCCCGCCAGAACTCGTCGCGGACGCCAAGAGTCGTCACATGCTGGTCAACGTCGCGACGACTCGCCCGGCTCAGTACGCGGTCCTGCAGGCGCTTCGCGAGACAGGGCCCGAGTACTACGAGCGAAACCGCCAGCGGCTCCGCGAGCGAGTCGAGACGTTTACCGACGCACTCGAGGCGGCAGGCGCAGAGTACACCACGCCGAGTGGCTCGTTCTACGTGATGGCACGCTTCGAGGGGTATCCGGGCACGCTTGCAAACGTCGAGCGATTAATCGACGAGGCCGGCGTGGCCGGGATGCCCGGCGAGGCCTTCGGCGACGCGCGCAGCGAGTGGCTGCGGTTCGCGCTCGTGACACCACGCGTCGAGGAAGCGGCTGAGCGACTGGCAGCGTATTTCGACTGA
- a CDS encoding CinA family protein: MNDDIDRELPMAVGDALRDRDETLAVAESCTGGLIGAAITAVPGASDYFDAGLATYAYDAKRRHLGVSRESLDEHGAVSEPVAREMARGVRDVTDVTWGVATTGIAGPTGGTDDNPVGTVYIGISYAGPWGSEESYATISRYVFDGDRATVRAKTVDQALEDLLAELEAQ; the protein is encoded by the coding sequence ATGAACGACGACATCGACCGCGAGTTGCCGATGGCAGTCGGCGATGCGCTTCGCGACCGTGACGAGACGCTTGCCGTCGCCGAGTCCTGTACCGGCGGGCTGATCGGTGCCGCAATCACCGCCGTCCCGGGTGCCAGCGACTACTTCGACGCCGGATTAGCGACCTACGCCTACGACGCCAAGCGCCGCCACCTCGGCGTGAGCCGCGAGTCACTGGACGAACACGGTGCCGTCTCCGAACCAGTCGCCCGCGAGATGGCACGGGGGGTCCGCGACGTTACGGACGTCACGTGGGGGGTCGCGACGACCGGGATCGCCGGTCCGACTGGCGGGACCGACGACAATCCGGTCGGGACTGTCTATATTGGCATCTCCTATGCGGGCCCGTGGGGCAGCGAGGAATCGTATGCGACCATCTCCCGGTACGTCTTCGACGGCGACCGAGCCACCGTTCGCGCGAAGACCGTCGACCAGGCGCTTGAGGATCTGCTCGCCGAACTCGAGGCCCAGTAA
- a CDS encoding metal-dependent hydrolase, which yields MNKKGHVLNAVLLSIGLGYLLVPVGDLETFKTILMIGVPVTLGALFPDVDTAFGKHRKTLHNLPILLGFVAFPYVFGNLEYVWIGVLTHYVLDVAGSKRGIALFYPISKQEYGLPTGVTVSSKRADFVTAVVTVGELALAAVVVFELPQFAFELGRQLVGL from the coding sequence ATGAACAAGAAGGGTCACGTGCTAAACGCCGTGTTGTTGAGCATCGGGCTGGGGTATCTGCTCGTGCCGGTGGGGGATCTGGAGACGTTCAAGACGATCCTAATGATCGGCGTGCCGGTCACGCTGGGAGCGCTCTTTCCGGACGTCGACACTGCCTTCGGTAAGCACCGAAAAACGTTGCACAATCTGCCAATCTTACTCGGCTTCGTCGCCTTTCCGTACGTCTTCGGCAATCTCGAGTACGTCTGGATCGGCGTGTTGACACACTACGTGCTCGACGTGGCGGGGAGCAAGCGCGGAATCGCGCTGTTCTATCCGATCTCGAAACAAGAATATGGACTCCCGACAGGAGTTACAGTCAGCAGCAAGCGCGCTGATTTCGTGACCGCGGTCGTCACCGTTGGCGAACTAGCACTGGCCGCCGTGGTCGTGTTTGAACTCCCCCAGTTTGCATTTGAACTGGGACGACAGCTCGTCGGCCTGTAA
- a CDS encoding DUF5789 family protein: MSDEDEDAEPTVSLGTHTPVEGAPLARVSSRLTWPKEKSEIDRLEGETVLRTPDGPRELSDVLDAIDETYFQRHQEFETHVRDVIGTGPIPTADE; encoded by the coding sequence ATGAGTGACGAGGACGAGGACGCGGAGCCGACTGTCTCACTCGGGACACACACGCCCGTCGAGGGCGCGCCACTCGCCCGCGTAAGTTCGCGGCTGACCTGGCCGAAAGAGAAAAGCGAAATCGACCGCCTCGAGGGCGAGACTGTACTCCGGACCCCTGACGGCCCCCGTGAGCTGTCCGACGTGCTCGACGCTATCGATGAGACGTACTTCCAGCGCCACCAGGAGTTCGAGACCCACGTCCGTGACGTGATCGGGACTGGCCCGATTCCGACTGCTGACGAGTAA
- a CDS encoding type II CAAX prenyl endopeptidase Rce1 family protein, with amino-acid sequence MSSEPDQHGAGWLRDRLRLSWVQKTLLLGAVLSLLWMQLVPGELDRRIVVDGVLLIGGPLALGLSHGNRIGWHVDRVAIRNTVLLALFVLPFYVVGSTLPTIRAYYPIWTTSAAPAAFLPHAMKLMVLALAAETYYRGLLCVGVKEIGIVAVFISPVVYMLHHTSKPPIEFVLSGPTDVLFGAVDYASDSILPSVVAHGGGLVLLDWLVIHEPVFDPLPVIRFLEWVPIPL; translated from the coding sequence GTGTCGTCCGAGCCGGACCAACACGGCGCTGGCTGGCTTCGGGACCGGCTGCGGCTATCCTGGGTCCAGAAAACGCTGCTCCTTGGTGCCGTGCTCTCGCTGTTGTGGATGCAGCTGGTCCCCGGCGAGTTAGATCGCCGAATCGTCGTCGACGGGGTGCTTCTGATCGGTGGGCCGCTCGCGCTCGGCCTCTCACACGGGAACCGCATCGGGTGGCACGTCGATCGCGTCGCGATTCGAAATACCGTCCTGCTCGCGCTGTTCGTCCTCCCCTTCTATGTCGTCGGCTCGACGCTGCCGACGATCCGTGCATACTATCCGATCTGGACGACGTCCGCCGCACCCGCGGCGTTTCTCCCACACGCGATGAAGCTCATGGTACTCGCACTCGCCGCCGAGACCTACTATCGTGGGCTGCTCTGTGTCGGCGTCAAGGAAATCGGCATCGTTGCGGTGTTTATCAGCCCCGTCGTCTACATGCTCCATCACACCTCGAAGCCGCCGATCGAGTTCGTCCTGTCGGGCCCGACGGACGTCCTCTTCGGTGCCGTCGACTACGCGTCCGACTCCATTCTCCCGTCAGTAGTCGCCCACGGCGGCGGCCTCGTCTTGCTCGACTGGCTCGTCATACACGAACCAGTGTTCGATCCCCTCCCCGTGATCCGCTTTCTCGAGTGGGTGCCGATCCCGCTGTAA
- a CDS encoding AI-2E family transporter, whose translation MDARSSVFALLICVLGVLAALVVLPLVEYVLAACLLAVALRPAYERLAHRVGARTAGVTLTGLAVAGAVVPLVVVSLLVLETATSVLEAVSADHIAAAGQTFARTTLGMDERTAATLEAALSSELTGAIGAATDVTLSETLGVVTAAVDVVIGTLVFVFVLYYLLVDGPTALDWVRRIVPLERWLVDELFAEVHIVIWAVLRSHLLVAVLQGVLGGLGLVLLGVPNAVVLAVALSLVSVLPTVGIWLVWGPVTVTHALSSSLLGSVALLGYGIAVLAVVDTYLRALFVDQRSGLHPAVALVGVVGGGVLFGIVGLFVGPVILAAFKASVTVVDRLEHSSSSDGSDTDPDRGRETTFTELDQ comes from the coding sequence ATGGACGCTCGGTCCTCGGTGTTCGCCCTCCTGATCTGCGTCCTCGGCGTGCTTGCTGCGCTGGTTGTCCTTCCGCTCGTCGAGTACGTGCTGGCTGCTTGTCTGCTTGCGGTCGCGCTCCGACCGGCCTACGAGCGACTGGCTCACCGCGTCGGCGCGCGAACCGCCGGTGTCACGCTCACTGGTCTTGCCGTCGCTGGAGCCGTCGTTCCGCTGGTCGTCGTCTCGCTGCTCGTCCTCGAGACCGCCACATCGGTACTCGAGGCAGTCTCTGCGGATCACATCGCCGCAGCCGGGCAGACGTTTGCACGAACGACGCTCGGCATGGACGAGCGGACGGCCGCGACACTCGAGGCAGCACTGTCGAGTGAACTCACGGGTGCGATCGGGGCAGCGACGGACGTAACCCTGTCCGAGACCCTCGGCGTCGTGACTGCTGCCGTCGATGTCGTCATCGGGACGCTCGTGTTCGTTTTCGTGCTGTACTACTTACTCGTCGACGGTCCTACAGCCCTCGACTGGGTCCGACGGATCGTCCCGCTCGAGCGCTGGCTCGTCGACGAGCTGTTCGCGGAGGTTCATATCGTCATCTGGGCGGTGCTCCGTAGTCATTTGCTTGTCGCCGTGCTGCAAGGGGTACTCGGTGGACTGGGACTCGTTCTGCTCGGTGTTCCGAACGCGGTCGTATTGGCGGTCGCGCTGTCACTCGTGTCGGTGCTCCCGACGGTCGGGATCTGGCTCGTCTGGGGACCGGTCACCGTTACCCACGCGCTTTCGAGTAGCCTCCTCGGCAGCGTGGCGTTGCTAGGCTATGGAATCGCCGTGCTCGCGGTCGTCGACACGTATCTCCGGGCGCTGTTCGTCGACCAGCGATCCGGGCTGCATCCAGCGGTCGCGCTGGTGGGTGTCGTCGGCGGCGGCGTGCTGTTCGGCATCGTCGGCCTGTTCGTCGGCCCGGTCATCCTCGCAGCGTTCAAAGCCAGTGTGACCGTCGTCGATCGCCTCGAGCACTCGTCGTCGAGCGACGGTTCCGATACTGATCCCGATCGCGGACGCGAGACGACGTTCACGGAGCTCGACCAGTAG
- the nreA gene encoding DNA repair protein NreA, with protein sequence MRLDDYIEELEPDEEAERRRLAKEKSYAITDHLEDFERRFDDAVSGDTLVGSTAPSIFVGRSNYPDIPVGLLSPVGDESAATEYVTDGDWYRQGYAIDDVLQRRTGLLNSSKRANVDSPSIASRLTPSVHDTWDGFVGVQREVAIADRPVDLEIGLDDTPDLGLDAGTDVATPRGPRANARNAELRENPYVPRPVKKTLEDDDWQAQGAMTYLYRRGFDVYDINSILSAGALGQTKQRRLVPTRWSITAVDDTVGKYLRGRIRNAPSVDEVQVWANEYMGNRYWVVLAPGTWEFELVEMKAPGSIWNPNPNDDIWLQSASEGYEGRSSYVEETAGAYYAARLGVLEQLESIGRQAKCLVLREVSDDYWAPVGVWQVRESVRNAFDGGYGEAETFHEAVAEVATRLPVSYGRLQRKSELAAGLQSNLNAFSNRD encoded by the coding sequence ATGCGCCTCGACGACTACATCGAGGAGTTAGAGCCCGACGAGGAGGCAGAACGTCGCCGCCTCGCCAAAGAGAAGTCCTACGCGATCACGGACCACCTAGAGGACTTCGAGCGGCGGTTCGACGACGCCGTCAGTGGCGACACCCTCGTCGGCTCGACCGCACCGTCGATTTTCGTCGGGCGGTCGAACTATCCCGACATTCCCGTCGGACTGCTCTCGCCGGTCGGCGATGAAAGTGCTGCTACGGAGTACGTCACCGACGGCGACTGGTACCGGCAGGGGTATGCCATCGACGACGTGCTTCAGCGCCGGACCGGCCTGTTGAACTCGAGCAAGCGCGCCAACGTCGACTCGCCGTCGATCGCGAGCCGGCTGACGCCCTCGGTCCACGACACGTGGGACGGCTTCGTCGGCGTCCAGCGGGAGGTCGCGATCGCCGACCGCCCGGTCGACTTGGAAATCGGGTTAGACGATACTCCTGATCTCGGGCTGGACGCGGGGACGGACGTGGCGACGCCGCGGGGCCCGCGTGCCAACGCGCGCAACGCGGAGCTGCGCGAGAACCCATACGTGCCCCGGCCAGTCAAAAAGACGCTCGAGGACGACGACTGGCAGGCCCAGGGAGCGATGACCTATCTCTATCGGCGCGGCTTCGATGTCTACGACATCAACTCGATTCTGTCGGCTGGCGCACTCGGCCAGACCAAACAGCGCCGACTCGTGCCAACGCGGTGGTCGATCACGGCTGTCGACGACACCGTCGGGAAGTACTTGCGTGGGCGCATCCGGAACGCACCCAGCGTCGACGAGGTGCAGGTCTGGGCCAACGAGTACATGGGAAACCGCTACTGGGTCGTCCTCGCACCCGGCACCTGGGAGTTCGAACTCGTCGAGATGAAAGCGCCGGGCAGCATCTGGAATCCGAACCCGAACGACGACATCTGGCTCCAGAGCGCCAGCGAGGGCTACGAGGGGCGCTCGAGTTACGTCGAGGAGACTGCGGGTGCCTACTACGCCGCCCGGTTGGGTGTCCTCGAGCAGCTCGAGTCGATCGGTCGACAGGCGAAATGTCTCGTCTTGCGCGAGGTGTCTGACGACTACTGGGCACCCGTCGGCGTTTGGCAAGTTCGCGAGAGCGTTCGCAACGCCTTCGACGGAGGATACGGCGAAGCCGAAACGTTCCACGAGGCAGTCGCGGAGGTCGCGACACGACTCCCGGTCTCCTACGGGCGACTGCAGCGCAAATCCGAACTCGCGGCTGGATTGCAGTCGAACCTGAACGCCTTCTCGAACCGAGACTGA
- a CDS encoding HVO_2753 family zinc finger protein encodes MSTTDDREARACVSCGLNIAGTNAAAFKCPDCGQQIYRCAKCRKQSNLYECPDCSFTGP; translated from the coding sequence ATGAGTACGACCGACGACCGAGAGGCACGTGCCTGTGTCTCTTGCGGGCTCAACATCGCGGGCACGAACGCTGCCGCGTTCAAATGTCCCGACTGCGGCCAGCAGATCTACCGCTGTGCCAAATGTCGCAAGCAGAGCAACCTCTATGAGTGTCCCGACTGCAGTTTCACCGGCCCGTAA
- a CDS encoding elongation factor 1-beta yields the protein MGKVAAKIKVMPDSPEIDLDALQERLESTLPEGAKINGVEREEVAFGLVALYPTVIVPDSAGGTETVEENFTEVDGVESVGVENVGRI from the coding sequence ATGGGAAAAGTCGCTGCCAAAATCAAGGTCATGCCGGACAGCCCCGAAATCGACCTCGACGCGCTCCAGGAGCGCCTCGAGAGTACCCTCCCCGAGGGTGCGAAGATCAACGGCGTCGAACGTGAAGAAGTCGCGTTCGGCCTCGTTGCGCTTTACCCGACCGTGATCGTCCCCGACAGCGCGGGCGGCACGGAGACCGTCGAGGAGAACTTCACCGAAGTCGACGGCGTCGAAAGCGTCGGCGTCGAGAACGTCGGCCGTATCTAA
- a CDS encoding MBL fold metallo-hydrolase, producing the protein MAEDAGVHTLPITVEYGERELTISPTVVETDRGLVLCDVGPQSAIGGLETHLRSLGYDLEDIWLVVLTHHDGDHAGGLSELNERVDAVVATHHAEAPYVAGERDPIKSDGDRYPPVAVDIELVGGVRIPTVAGPMEVVATPGHAPGHVSLYFPDGNLLVAGDALVADGAEPLDGPKPQFTPDMDRAIESVETLADLEIDHTLCYHGGYVPQGSDRIHEICDQLRE; encoded by the coding sequence ATGGCGGAAGACGCTGGCGTGCACACGCTGCCGATCACGGTCGAGTACGGCGAGCGAGAACTGACAATTAGTCCCACGGTCGTCGAGACCGACCGCGGCCTCGTGTTGTGCGACGTAGGTCCACAGAGTGCTATCGGCGGTCTCGAGACCCACCTACGGAGCCTAGGCTACGACCTCGAGGATATCTGGCTGGTGGTCCTCACCCACCACGACGGAGACCACGCCGGTGGGCTATCAGAACTGAACGAACGCGTCGATGCGGTCGTCGCGACTCACCACGCGGAAGCGCCGTACGTCGCCGGCGAGCGCGACCCGATCAAGAGCGACGGCGACCGCTACCCGCCCGTCGCTGTCGACATCGAACTGGTCGGCGGGGTTCGGATTCCGACGGTTGCCGGCCCCATGGAAGTCGTCGCGACGCCGGGCCACGCGCCGGGGCACGTTTCGCTGTACTTCCCCGATGGAAACCTGCTCGTCGCGGGTGACGCACTCGTCGCGGACGGAGCTGAGCCCCTTGACGGTCCGAAACCGCAGTTCACGCCGGATATGGACCGCGCGATCGAGTCCGTCGAGACGCTAGCTGACCTCGAGATCGACCATACGCTGTGTTATCACGGCGGCTACGTCCCACAGGGAAGTGACAGGATCCATGAGATTTGCGACCAATTACGCGAGTAA
- a CDS encoding 50S ribosomal protein L21e yields the protein MPKSNGPRQGTRRKLANDPRDRGTSPPQRAIQEYEEGEKVHLKIDPSVADGRFHPRFDGLTGEVVGKQGSVFKVEINDGGKDKTLLVAAAHMRAQNQEKSRI from the coding sequence ATGCCGAAATCTAATGGCCCTCGTCAGGGAACCCGGCGAAAGCTCGCAAACGATCCTCGAGACCGCGGCACGTCGCCGCCACAGCGTGCGATTCAGGAGTACGAAGAGGGTGAGAAAGTCCACCTGAAGATCGACCCAAGCGTTGCGGACGGTCGCTTCCACCCGCGCTTCGACGGTCTGACCGGCGAAGTCGTCGGCAAACAGGGTAGCGTCTTCAAAGTCGAGATCAACGACGGCGGCAAGGACAAGACCCTGCTCGTCGCCGCGGCTCACATGCGCGCGCAGAACCAGGAAAAGAGCCGGATCTGA
- a CDS encoding RNA polymerase Rpb4 family protein: MTIFKEIVDEEFLTVSETKELLADIEAERAMDEDRELRYELARAIEHANRFAVLEPEEAQALVDALQELEKVDEPTAYKIANLLPQDRDELRSVYAQQRYSLSGDELDDILNVVAQYV, encoded by the coding sequence ATGACGATCTTCAAAGAGATCGTCGACGAGGAGTTCCTGACGGTCTCGGAGACGAAGGAGCTGCTCGCCGACATCGAAGCCGAACGCGCGATGGACGAGGATCGCGAGCTGCGCTACGAACTCGCGCGAGCGATCGAACACGCCAATCGATTCGCCGTCCTCGAGCCCGAGGAGGCGCAGGCGCTCGTCGACGCCCTCCAAGAGTTGGAGAAGGTCGACGAGCCGACGGCCTACAAGATCGCCAACCTCCTGCCACAGGACCGGGACGAACTCCGGTCGGTGTACGCACAGCAGCGCTACTCGCTGTCGGGGGACGAACTCGACGACATTCTCAACGTCGTCGCACAGTACGTCTAA
- a CDS encoding DUF655 domain-containing protein: protein MSEADGDEMDVRRAVVLDYLAHGLSDDGRPQYAKSPAGYAVGIEDFQLYQVAFDEDERLTIGSEVVVKPPVEREVVTEAHRVEYDDLSSGAQSELEYVVADLVEEYEARFVDFYNDAQPITLRLHQLNLLPGIGKKLRNSILDERKRKPFESFEELSERVSGLHDPDEILVERILEELRDDDLKYQTFVGRREQEQNQ, encoded by the coding sequence ATGAGCGAAGCCGATGGCGACGAGATGGACGTTCGGCGCGCGGTCGTGTTGGATTACCTCGCACACGGGCTGTCTGACGACGGTCGACCGCAGTACGCGAAGTCACCGGCAGGGTACGCTGTCGGCATCGAAGACTTCCAACTCTATCAGGTCGCGTTCGACGAGGACGAACGGCTCACGATCGGCAGCGAGGTCGTCGTCAAACCTCCCGTCGAACGCGAGGTCGTCACCGAAGCCCACCGCGTCGAGTACGACGACCTCTCCTCGGGTGCCCAGTCGGAACTCGAGTACGTCGTCGCCGACCTCGTCGAGGAGTACGAAGCGCGCTTCGTCGACTTCTACAACGACGCCCAGCCGATCACACTGCGGCTCCACCAGCTGAACCTGCTGCCGGGGATCGGGAAGAAACTTCGCAACAGCATCCTCGATGAGCGAAAGCGCAAGCCCTTCGAGAGCTTCGAGGAACTGTCCGAACGGGTCTCCGGGCTCCACGATCCCGACGAGATCTTAGTCGAGCGGATTCTCGAGGAACTGCGCGACGACGATCTGAAGTACCAGACCTTCGTGGGTCGGCGCGAACAGGAACAGAACCAGTAA
- a CDS encoding 16S ribosomal RNA methyltransferase A — protein sequence MRDPDALIARAGVRGDPDRDQHFLVDDRVLDRLPTYLTEIDADTGHLLEIGGGTGVLTDRLLAVGDEVTVVERDPDLAAFLREEFADEIAAGGLTVIEGDALEVDLPDFTASVSNLPYGVSSEIAFRLFPKGKPLVLMFQQEFAERMVADSGTSEYGRLSVSSQHYAEIELVESVPKEAFSPPPAVQSAVIRAIPREPDYEVDDEEFFLRFVKALFTQRRKTIRNAIRNTAHISRLAEPDAVVDAADEDVLQKRAGAMAPTEFAALAQVAWEVGEPDDD from the coding sequence ATGAGAGATCCAGACGCACTGATCGCCCGGGCAGGGGTCCGCGGCGATCCGGATCGCGACCAGCACTTCCTCGTCGACGATCGCGTCCTCGACCGACTGCCGACTTACCTTACGGAGATCGACGCCGACACGGGCCACCTCCTCGAGATCGGCGGTGGAACGGGCGTACTGACCGATCGGTTGCTCGCAGTCGGCGACGAGGTAACTGTCGTCGAACGCGATCCCGATCTCGCCGCGTTCCTGCGCGAGGAGTTCGCCGACGAGATCGCAGCCGGCGGCCTAACCGTCATCGAAGGCGACGCTCTCGAGGTCGACCTGCCCGACTTTACGGCGTCAGTGTCGAACCTCCCCTACGGCGTCTCGAGCGAAATCGCCTTCCGGCTGTTTCCCAAGGGGAAGCCGCTCGTTTTGATGTTCCAGCAGGAGTTCGCCGAACGGATGGTCGCCGACTCCGGGACGAGTGAATATGGCCGACTCTCGGTCTCGAGCCAGCACTATGCGGAGATCGAACTCGTCGAGTCGGTTCCGAAGGAGGCGTTTTCGCCGCCACCGGCGGTTCAGAGCGCGGTGATTCGCGCGATTCCGCGCGAGCCCGACTACGAGGTCGACGACGAGGAGTTCTTCCTGCGGTTCGTCAAGGCGCTGTTCACCCAGCGCCGGAAGACGATCCGGAACGCGATCCGGAACACGGCGCACATCTCGAGGCTCGCAGAACCGGACGCAGTCGTCGACGCGGCTGATGAGGACGTCTTGCAAAAGCGCGCCGGCGCGATGGCCCCGACCGAGTTCGCCGCGCTGGCCCAGGTCGCGTGGGAGGTCGGCGAGCCCGACGACGACTGA
- a CDS encoding mechanosensitive ion channel family protein has product MVGLLTGLEWLSEAASTTELKLAASLVAVALVVAVLFSYRRLHAWIAERARPLYADIVSMSLLIAACLVSLTVVTGVWGRTDEVQQLSTNLGLASDDVARAIVSFLLLVVTVIVTRFVSRVIEEVFNSSSAVTAHQRKVTHRLSQVLIWTGSLVVVLGIWIEDLGSLLVGAGFLGIVLGMAARQTLGTVLAGFVLMFARPFEIGDWIEVEGDEGVVTDISIVNTQVRSFDGEYVMIPNDVIASGTVTNRSKRGRLRLEVEVGVDYETDIDRAVDLAKTAIDDVDEALATPAPRVVGKSFGDSAVVFGVRFWIDNPSARRYWNARTAAISAIKETFEAEGIKIPYPQRELTGRPEAGGFRVADERETVSAEESSDHRMTTTPEEQ; this is encoded by the coding sequence ATGGTCGGACTACTGACCGGGCTCGAGTGGCTGTCGGAAGCGGCTTCGACGACCGAGCTCAAACTTGCAGCTTCTCTCGTGGCGGTCGCGCTCGTGGTCGCCGTGCTGTTCTCTTACCGGCGGCTCCACGCGTGGATCGCCGAGCGGGCGCGACCGCTGTACGCTGACATCGTCTCGATGTCGTTGCTCATCGCGGCCTGCCTAGTGAGTCTCACCGTTGTAACGGGTGTCTGGGGGCGCACGGACGAGGTTCAACAGCTCTCGACGAATCTCGGACTCGCCAGTGACGATGTCGCGCGCGCTATCGTCTCGTTTCTCCTGTTGGTCGTGACGGTCATCGTCACTCGATTCGTCAGCCGGGTGATCGAGGAGGTCTTCAACTCCTCTTCGGCCGTGACGGCCCACCAACGGAAGGTAACACATCGGCTGTCACAGGTACTCATCTGGACGGGGTCGCTGGTCGTCGTGTTGGGTATCTGGATCGAGGATCTCGGCAGCCTCCTCGTCGGGGCCGGGTTCCTCGGGATCGTGCTCGGGATGGCCGCCCGCCAGACCCTCGGAACCGTGCTCGCGGGCTTCGTCCTGATGTTCGCCCGCCCGTTCGAGATCGGCGACTGGATCGAAGTCGAGGGCGACGAGGGCGTCGTCACCGACATTTCGATCGTCAACACACAGGTCCGGTCGTTCGACGGCGAGTACGTCATGATCCCAAACGACGTCATCGCCTCGGGCACGGTGACCAATCGCTCGAAGCGAGGACGACTGCGACTCGAGGTCGAGGTCGGGGTCGATTACGAGACCGACATCGACCGGGCTGTCGACCTCGCAAAAACGGCGATCGACGACGTCGACGAAGCGTTGGCGACACCGGCTCCACGGGTGGTCGGCAAGTCGTTCGGCGATTCCGCCGTCGTGTTCGGTGTTCGGTTCTGGATCGATAACCCGAGTGCCAGACGATACTGGAACGCCCGAACCGCTGCGATCAGTGCGATCAAGGAGACGTTCGAAGCCGAAGGCATCAAGATTCCGTACCCACAGCGTGAACTCACCGGTCGACCCGAAGCTGGTGGCTTTCGGGTTGCCGACGAGCGTGAAACGGTGTCTGCCGAGGAATCCAGTGACCACCGCATGACGACGACACCGGAGGAACAATAA